The genomic window TGGATTGGACATCTTTTGATGTGGTAAATAAGTTGAAATTTAAACTTAAATATCAATACGGAAAAATAAAAATTGGACATGCAGGCACTTTAGATCCAAGAGCAAGTGGTTTGTTAATTGTGTGTACTGGAAAAAAAACAAAAGAAATAGAAGGTATTCAAAATCAAAATAAAGTTTATACCGGGAGTTTTTATTTAGGTGCTGAAACAGAAAGTTACGATACAGAAAAACCAGCTATCAATTTTCAAAGTATTGAGCATATTACAGAACAAGAAATTCATAAGACTGCGGAAAGTTTTTTAGGAGAACAACAACAATTTCCACCTATCCATTCTGCTGTTAAGATAGATGGTGTTAGAGCTTATGAACTAGCCAGAATTGGCTTAAATCCTGAAATCAAATCTAAAGTCATTCAAATTTATCAATTTAAAATTACAAAAATAGAATTGCCTTATATCTATTTTTATATCGAATGTAGTAAAGGTACTTATATTCGTAGTATTGCTAATGATTTTGGTAAAAGGCTTAACAATGTTGCCTATTTAGCAAGTTTGAGGAGAGAAAAAATTGGTAATTTTTCTATTGAAGAAGCATATACAGTGGATTCGTTTATACAAAAATTAGATGCTATTCAATAGCTCTATTGTTTTGCTTCTTTGAACTTTTTCAGATTCAGTTCTAATAAATTTTGGAAGGAAAAATATAGTTTTGGGTCGTTCATATTTTTCTAAATATTGTTCCAAATATTGTTCTAAATGATGAAGTTTTTCGCTAGTATATTTTTCATCTTCAATCAATAGACAAAGTTTCTCTCCAAG from Chitinophagales bacterium includes these protein-coding regions:
- the truB gene encoding tRNA pseudouridine(55) synthase TruB: MYLDFVAGEIILIDKPLDWTSFDVVNKLKFKLKYQYGKIKIGHAGTLDPRASGLLIVCTGKKTKEIEGIQNQNKVYTGSFYLGAETESYDTEKPAINFQSIEHITEQEIHKTAESFLGEQQQFPPIHSAVKIDGVRAYELARIGLNPEIKSKVIQIYQFKITKIELPYIYFYIECSKGTYIRSIANDFGKRLNNVAYLASLRREKIGNFSIEEAYTVDSFIQKLDAIQ